The genomic segment TACCATCGCGGTCACCGGAGCGTCGGGCCTTGTGGGCCGCGCCCTGACAGCACAGTTGACCACACTCGGCCACGCGGTCATTCCACTTGTACGCAAAGCCTCTCATCTCGCCTCCACCACCAAACATGCAGCACACCCCCACTCCCATCTTCCTCGTTTCTGGGACCCCGTTAACCCAGCGCCTGACCTTCTTGACGGCGTTGATGTGCTGGTTCATCTGGCTGGCGAGCCCATCCTTGGGCGGTTTAGCCAGAAGCATCAATCTCAGATCAGGGACTCACGCGTTATTCCCACGCTTGCCCTCGCCAAGCTTGTCAGCCAGTCATCATCGTGTTCGACCATGGTGTGTGCGTCGGCAATTGGCTTTTATGGTTTCACCACGATGAAACACAACACCACTCACGGTCTCACTGAAACTAGTACCCAAGGCGATGGTTTCCTTGCCGATGTTGTCGCCGAGTGGGAGTCCGCCTGCGCCTCGGCTCATCCAAAACGCGTTGTCAACGTGAGAACAGGCATCGTGCTCAGTGCACAAGGCGGTGTTCTCCCGCCGATGGCTGCTTTGTTTTTCGCTGGTTTGGGCGGTCGTCTTGGTTCTGGGAAGCAGTGGATGTCGTGGATCGCGCTAGACGATCTCACTGACATATATGTTCGCGCCATCGTTGATCCCACTCTCAACGGACCCATCAACGCCACCTCCCCAACACCGGTCCGCAACAGTGAGTTCACTACCACACTGGCACAACTTCTACACCGACCCTCCCTTATTCCCACTCCGGCATGGGCGCCTGGTTTGCTTGTGGGTAAGCAGGGCACGCAGGAACTGGTTCTTGCTGATCAGAAGGTTCTTCCCACCAAGATAACCAATCATGATCACACCTTCCGCTACCCCACTCTTCGGTCTGCTCTCGCGCACGAACTCGGCAAAGAATCCCTGTTCTAACCCAGTGCTCGGCGGCTGTTCCACAGCAAGCCGCTCAGACATGTCTATGCTGGAATAACAACACGTGTCCAGCCAGATGGGATTGTCAATGAGCTTTACCGCCAGCCATGTCCTACCGTTCGATCGGGAGTTTGTGTGGGATTGGCATACCCGCAAAGGAGCGGCTGCACGGCTGATCCCACCGTTTTTCCCCATGCACCCGGTCAAGGAGGCGAAACGGCTGTCGGATGGCACCACCACCTATTCCCTTCCGGCTGGTCTGCGCTGGGTCTCGCGTCACGACCTTTCAGCGTATCGTCGTGGCCACCGCTTTTCAGAGGTCTGCGTGTCGTCGCCGATTCGCTCCATTGCCGATTGGCGTCACACCCACAGTTTCGCTGACGTGGAGGGCGGCACCCTCATCACCGACGATATTCACACCCGCGCCCCCAGCGGCCCACTCAAAAGTTTTCTGGCTTACCGTCAACATCAGCTGCTGGGCGATTTATCGTTCCTGTCCCGCATAGCAGCGCTTGTCGACGCCCCGCCCCTCACCGTTGGTGTCACCGGTTCCCGAAGTCTGATTGGTCGCGCCGTGACAGCCCAGCTACGTACTGCGGGACACACGGTAGTACAGATCGTGCGGGAGAAAATGCGCCCTGGTAGGCGTTTGTGGGAGCCTTTTCATCCAGCACAAGACCTGTTGGACGGCATCGATGTGGTGGTGCATTTGGCGGGCGAGCCGATGCTCGGCAGGTTCAACGACGACCACAAGAAAGCCATCCGCGATTCCCGCATCGTTCCGACCCGTAAACTTGCGGAACTCGCGGCGTCATCACCGCAGTGCACGGCATTCATCTGCGCTTCAGCCATTGGGTTGTACGGCCCGCACACGGGCGAGGCGGCGGTGACCGAGGCGTCGGAACCCGGCGAGGGTTTCCTGGCGGAGGTTACCCAGGAGTGGGAGTCGGCCTGTGCCCCGGCCGTTGAGGCTGGCAAGCGTGTGGTGAACATTCGGACGGGCGTGGTACTCAGCGGGCGCGGCGGTGTGCTTCCGATCAAGCGCGTGCTGTTTTCTACTGGTCTGGGCGGAAATGTTGGCGGCGGAAGCCAGTGGGTGTCGTGGATTTCACTTGACGATCTCAGTGACATTTATGTTCGCGCAGTCGTTGACCCCACGCTATCTGGTCCGATCAACGCTGTTGCCCCCAATCCGGTGCAGAACCGCGACATCACAAAGGCGCTGTCGAAACAACTTAACCGCCCAGCTCTCATGCCTATTCCATCGTTGGGACCGAAGCTGTTGCGCGGTAAAGAAGGTGCAGCCGAGATTTCCCTTGCTGACCAACGCGTCTCCCCCGCTGTACTATCAAGCAAAGAACATGTGTTTCGTTTCCCCACGGTTGAGGAGGCGCTGGCGCATGAACTCGGCGGCGATGACTTGTTGCCCGACCCAACCAAGCACTAAGGAGCCTGGCCATTCCTGACACAGTGACCCCACTTACCATTGATCGTGTTGCCGAGATTTTCACCAACGAAGATTTGCAATATCGCATCGGCGACGAACCAAACATCCTGCTCAGCGGTTTCCCCAACACCGCCGTTGCCCTCATTATTGACGGCGACACTCTCAAATTTGAGGGCCGATGGCGTGGAGAACCCCCATCCACTGACGCCCCAACCATTTTGGCCGTGGTCAACGAATGGAACCTGACGCAGATCATGCCGGCACTTCACTTTGTGGAAACCACCCCTGGGACGTTGGCACTCATTGTGCACCGTGAACTGCTGACAGAAGGCGGCGTTTCCCACAACCAGCTCGGTGCCTTCATCACCTCCTCAATTCACAACACCCTGGCGTGCTTCAACTGGCTGGAAGAGCAATTCCCCACACTTGTCACCTGGGAGACCCCCGCAACAGAAGCAACCGAGACTGAAGGAGCAGCCGACGATGAGTGAACAAGTCACATCGGTCACCTTTGATGACGTTGTCAATGTTATGGGCGAGTTTGGGATTACCCTCACCCTCGCCGACGATGAACCCATCGGAAGCGCAAACCTCAACGGATATAACGTGACGTTCGCGCTGGTCAACAACACGGCAGTGATCGTGCGGGCAGACAAAACCACTGAGGAAAAAGTTGCCGATGGCAACCCCACCTTCTTCCTGGCCTGCAATCATTTCAATGCATATGTGCACAGCACCAAGGCGGCCGCCGTCAACCGCACAGAAATGGTGATCATTCGCACGGAATGCGAGTTCATTGTGGCCGCTGGCCTCACCCACGAGCAACTGAAGACATACCTGAAGAGTTCCGTGGACAATGTGCTGGCTGCGCAGGAGAACGTGGCGCAACTTGCCGCATCGTTGCAGGGCAACGGCAACACAGAATCGGAAGCAAAAGACACCGATAACTAAGCTGCGGTGAGCGTTGTTGGCCGGTGAATGTCGTGCTCTACCTGTAGCAGCGTGATAGAGCGCGGCAACAAAATGACCATTGAACAACGTTAGTGCAAACTTTGCATAAAAGTATGCTTATCTTCAAGCTTGAAAACAGGGAATTTTTGTACCTGAGTATAAGCACACTTGACGATGTAATGCCCTAGCGAACCTTAGGGCAGCCACCGCAGCCGCGCAACACGCGGTGCCTCCGCCTCGTCGTCACCCAACCCCGAACCCTCTTCAGCAGAGTCAAGCACCACAACGCTATCCGCGAGTTGTATGGCGGTGTTTTCGGCGCGGAGGTCGTCCACGGCACCCGCGATAGCATCAAGTGCTGCATTGATGTACGGCGCTGCCGCATCGGTGGAATATTCGCTGGCCAGTTCCACGCCCTCAACCACGGCAGTTTTAACGGGAACATCTGGGTTGAACAGTAGCTCCCAGGTGGCCACCCGCAGGATGGCACGGTCAACGGCAGGAAGACGTTCCAGCATCCAGTTGTCCAGGAGGTAACGCGAAATAACCTCGTCAACACGGTCAAGTTCCAC from the Corynebacterium durum genome contains:
- a CDS encoding TIGR01777 family oxidoreductase, with protein sequence MTFTTSHILPFDQKLVWDWHTRPGAVKRLTPPFVPMSVEEEATSLADGTTTFLLPGKLQWVAQHQSSGYIPERRFTDVCVSPVVKRAGGWRHTHTFADTPEGTTLITDYVDSRIPISHKKLCSVFAYRQHQLYHDLAFSSSLALTSPSTKPLTIAVTGASGLVGRALTAQLTTLGHAVIPLVRKASHLASTTKHAAHPHSHLPRFWDPVNPAPDLLDGVDVLVHLAGEPILGRFSQKHQSQIRDSRVIPTLALAKLVSQSSSCSTMVCASAIGFYGFTTMKHNTTHGLTETSTQGDGFLADVVAEWESACASAHPKRVVNVRTGIVLSAQGGVLPPMAALFFAGLGGRLGSGKQWMSWIALDDLTDIYVRAIVDPTLNGPINATSPTPVRNSEFTTTLAQLLHRPSLIPTPAWAPGLLVGKQGTQELVLADQKVLPTKITNHDHTFRYPTLRSALAHELGKESLF
- a CDS encoding TIGR01777 family oxidoreductase — its product is MSFTASHVLPFDREFVWDWHTRKGAAARLIPPFFPMHPVKEAKRLSDGTTTYSLPAGLRWVSRHDLSAYRRGHRFSEVCVSSPIRSIADWRHTHSFADVEGGTLITDDIHTRAPSGPLKSFLAYRQHQLLGDLSFLSRIAALVDAPPLTVGVTGSRSLIGRAVTAQLRTAGHTVVQIVREKMRPGRRLWEPFHPAQDLLDGIDVVVHLAGEPMLGRFNDDHKKAIRDSRIVPTRKLAELAASSPQCTAFICASAIGLYGPHTGEAAVTEASEPGEGFLAEVTQEWESACAPAVEAGKRVVNIRTGVVLSGRGGVLPIKRVLFSTGLGGNVGGGSQWVSWISLDDLSDIYVRAVVDPTLSGPINAVAPNPVQNRDITKALSKQLNRPALMPIPSLGPKLLRGKEGAAEISLADQRVSPAVLSSKEHVFRFPTVEEALAHELGGDDLLPDPTKH
- a CDS encoding YbjN domain-containing protein → MTPLTIDRVAEIFTNEDLQYRIGDEPNILLSGFPNTAVALIIDGDTLKFEGRWRGEPPSTDAPTILAVVNEWNLTQIMPALHFVETTPGTLALIVHRELLTEGGVSHNQLGAFITSSIHNTLACFNWLEEQFPTLVTWETPATEATETEGAADDE
- a CDS encoding YbjN domain-containing protein, with amino-acid sequence MSEQVTSVTFDDVVNVMGEFGITLTLADDEPIGSANLNGYNVTFALVNNTAVIVRADKTTEEKVADGNPTFFLACNHFNAYVHSTKAAAVNRTEMVIIRTECEFIVAAGLTHEQLKTYLKSSVDNVLAAQENVAQLAASLQGNGNTESEAKDTDN
- the nusB gene encoding transcription antitermination factor NusB, which produces MSNTRQDKSRRHGSRYRARRRAVDIIFEAEARDIDPVAIVDDRIELSQQPDPPVKPVASYTQEIVGGVAVELDRVDEVISRYLLDNWMLERLPAVDRAILRVATWELLFNPDVPVKTAVVEGVELASEYSTDAAAPYINAALDAIAGAVDDLRAENTAIQLADSVVVLDSAEEGSGLGDDEAEAPRVARLRWLP